The proteins below come from a single Aquabacterium sp. A3 genomic window:
- a CDS encoding CDP-6-deoxy-delta-3,4-glucoseen reductase: MSFNVRIQPSDRAFSMQRDETVLSAALHAGVGLPYGCKDGACGSCKCKLIEGRVIHGAHQAKALSEAEEAAGYLLTCCATPQTDLVIECRQVVGLDDFPVVKLPTRVTSLTRAADDVMIVRLQLPATHNFGWRAGQYIEFILKDGQRRSYSMANAPHTVRDPEVNGLELHIRHMPGGLFTDQVFGEMKVKDILRVEGPQGTFFLREDSDRSIVLLASGTGFAPIKAIIEHMRHQGITRPTTLYWGCRAKADLYLHAWAEQQAAELPWLRYVPVLSDAKLDDGWTGRTGFVHQAVLADLPDLSGHEVYACGAPVMVSSARTDFVAQAGLPDEFFYADAFTSEADKHA, from the coding sequence ATGAGTTTCAACGTCCGGATTCAACCCAGCGACCGCGCCTTCAGCATGCAGCGAGATGAGACGGTGCTCAGCGCCGCCTTGCACGCTGGCGTGGGCCTGCCGTATGGCTGCAAGGATGGCGCGTGCGGATCGTGCAAATGCAAGCTGATCGAGGGGCGTGTGATCCACGGCGCGCACCAGGCCAAGGCCCTGAGCGAGGCCGAAGAGGCCGCGGGCTACCTGCTGACCTGCTGCGCCACGCCGCAGACCGATCTGGTCATCGAATGCCGGCAGGTGGTGGGCCTGGACGACTTCCCCGTGGTGAAGCTGCCCACCCGCGTGACCAGCCTGACCCGAGCCGCCGATGACGTGATGATCGTGCGCCTGCAACTGCCGGCCACGCACAACTTTGGCTGGCGCGCGGGCCAGTACATCGAGTTCATCCTGAAAGACGGTCAGCGCCGCAGCTACTCGATGGCCAACGCGCCCCACACGGTGCGCGACCCCGAGGTCAATGGGCTGGAGCTGCACATCCGGCACATGCCCGGCGGCCTGTTCACCGACCAGGTGTTTGGCGAGATGAAGGTCAAGGACATCCTGCGCGTGGAAGGCCCCCAGGGCACCTTCTTCCTGCGTGAAGACTCGGACCGGTCCATCGTGCTGCTGGCCTCGGGCACGGGCTTCGCGCCCATCAAGGCCATCATCGAGCACATGCGCCACCAGGGCATCACCCGCCCCACCACGCTGTACTGGGGCTGCCGCGCCAAGGCCGACCTGTACCTGCACGCCTGGGCCGAGCAGCAAGCCGCCGAGCTGCCCTGGCTGCGCTACGTGCCGGTGCTGTCAGACGCGAAACTGGACGATGGCTGGACGGGCCGCACGGGCTTCGTGCACCAGGCCGTGCTGGCCGACCTGCCCGACCTGTCGGGCCACGAGGTGTATGCCTGCGGCGCCCCGGTGATGGTGTCGTCGGCCCGCACGGATTTTGTGGCCCAGGCCGGCCTGCCCGACGAGTTCTTCTATGCTGATGCCTTCACCAGCGAAGCCGACAAGCACGCTTGA
- the nth gene encoding endonuclease III: MTRADIDQMFATFQAANPHPETELEYSSPFELLTAVLLSAQATDVGVNKATRKLFPVANTPQAILDLGLDGLCEYIKTIGLYKSKAKHLLETCRMLIELHGGEVPRSREALEALPGVGRKTANVVLNVAFGEPTMAVDTHIFRVGNRTGLALGKTPLAVEQKLLKRIPPDYLQHAHHWLILHGRYVCQARKPRCWECGVREQCRFKPKTAAPG, from the coding sequence ATGACCCGCGCCGACATCGACCAGATGTTCGCCACCTTCCAGGCCGCCAACCCCCATCCGGAAACCGAGCTGGAATACAGCTCGCCCTTTGAGCTGCTGACGGCGGTGCTGCTGTCGGCGCAGGCCACGGACGTGGGGGTGAACAAGGCCACGCGCAAGTTGTTCCCGGTGGCCAACACACCCCAGGCCATCCTGGACCTGGGACTGGATGGCCTGTGCGAGTACATCAAGACCATCGGGCTGTACAAAAGCAAGGCCAAACACCTGCTGGAAACCTGCCGCATGCTCATCGAGCTGCATGGCGGCGAGGTGCCCCGCTCACGCGAGGCCCTGGAAGCGCTGCCGGGCGTGGGGCGCAAAACGGCCAATGTGGTGCTGAACGTGGCCTTTGGCGAGCCCACCATGGCGGTGGACACCCACATCTTCCGTGTGGGCAACCGCACGGGGCTGGCCCTGGGCAAGACGCCTTTGGCCGTGGAGCAAAAACTGCTCAAGCGCATCCCGCCCGACTACCTGCAGCACGCTCACCACTGGCTGATCTTGCACGGGCGCTATGTGTGCCAGGCCCGCAAGCCACGCTGCTGGGAATGCGGCGTGCGCGAGCAGTGCCGCTTCAAGCCCAAGACCGCCGCCCCCGGGTAA
- a CDS encoding LemA family protein, translating into MQRLILVGALSTTVALSGCGYNDFQRQDEATKAAWSEVLNQYQRRADLIPNIVATVKGEANFEQETLTRVIEARSRATSIQATPELINNPEAFNQFQQAQGELSGALSRLMMVTENYPNLKANQGFQDLRVQLEGTENRITVARNQYIQSVQSYNVLARSFPTNLTAMLFSYEPKPNFTVQNEAQISAPPTVDFGAK; encoded by the coding sequence ATGCAGCGCCTGATCCTCGTTGGTGCACTGAGCACCACCGTGGCCCTCAGTGGCTGCGGCTACAACGACTTCCAGCGACAGGATGAGGCCACCAAGGCCGCGTGGTCCGAGGTGCTGAATCAATACCAGCGCCGCGCCGACCTGATCCCCAACATCGTGGCCACCGTCAAAGGTGAAGCCAACTTCGAGCAGGAAACCCTCACCCGGGTCATCGAGGCGCGCTCGCGTGCCACCAGCATCCAGGCCACGCCCGAGCTCATCAACAACCCCGAGGCATTCAACCAGTTCCAGCAGGCCCAGGGCGAACTGTCGGGCGCCCTGTCGCGCCTGATGATGGTCACCGAGAACTACCCCAACCTCAAGGCCAATCAAGGCTTTCAAGACCTGCGCGTGCAACTGGAAGGCACCGAGAACCGCATCACCGTGGCCCGCAACCAGTACATCCAGTCGGTTCAAAGCTACAACGTGCTGGCGCGCAGCTTCCCGACCAACCTGACGGCCATGCTGTTCAGCTACGAGCCCAAGCCCAACTTCACGGTGCAAAACGAAGCCCAGATCAGTGCGCCGCCCACGGTGGACTTCGGCGCGAAATGA
- a CDS encoding HIT family protein, with amino-acid sequence MAYDTNNIFAKILRGEIPCIKLYEDEHTLAFMDIMPQAEGHALVIPKEPAVTLFELSDAAAAACMATVRRIGNAQKKGLGAEGIVLMQLNGPAAGQTVPHFHIHSIPGSIGTLRQPHASVMGDMAHLQAVAEKIRAALVG; translated from the coding sequence ATGGCCTACGACACGAACAACATCTTCGCCAAGATCCTGCGCGGCGAGATCCCCTGCATCAAGCTGTATGAAGACGAGCACACGCTGGCCTTCATGGACATCATGCCGCAGGCCGAAGGCCACGCCCTGGTGATCCCCAAAGAGCCGGCCGTCACCTTGTTCGAACTGTCGGATGCCGCCGCTGCCGCCTGCATGGCCACCGTGCGCCGTATCGGTAACGCGCAAAAGAAAGGACTGGGCGCCGAAGGCATCGTGCTGATGCAGCTCAATGGCCCGGCCGCTGGCCAGACCGTGCCGCACTTTCACATCCACAGCATCCCGGGCTCGATCGGCACCTTGCGCCAGCCCCACGCCAGCGTGATGGGCGACATGGCGCATTTGCAGGCGGTGGCTGAGAAGATCAGGGCGGCGCTGGTTGGCTGA
- a CDS encoding type II toxin-antitoxin system death-on-curing family toxin, whose translation MAHDYLTVADVLGMHTVLMQRYGGATGVRDPGALEAALFRPQTGYYEDIVAEAASLMESLAINHPFVDGNKRIAFAAEDVFLRINGWRLQRAPMQIHAEMMQMFESGHFHIAHLEPWLRGFAVADVNT comes from the coding sequence GTGGCGCACGACTACCTGACGGTGGCCGACGTGCTCGGCATGCACACCGTGCTGATGCAGCGCTATGGCGGTGCCACCGGCGTGCGTGACCCGGGCGCCTTGGAGGCTGCCTTGTTCCGGCCCCAAACGGGCTATTACGAGGACATCGTGGCCGAGGCAGCTTCCTTGATGGAGAGCCTGGCGATCAACCATCCTTTTGTGGACGGCAACAAGCGCATCGCCTTTGCGGCGGAGGACGTGTTTCTGCGCATCAATGGCTGGCGCTTGCAGCGTGCACCCATGCAGATCCACGCGGAGATGATGCAGATGTTCGAGTCCGGACACTTCCACATCGCTCACCTTGAGCCGTGGTTGCGGGGGTTCGCCGTGGCTGACGTGAATACCTGA
- the rsxB gene encoding electron transport complex subunit RsxB: MIDAQDLNNLLPQTQCTRCGYPDCASYAQAIAQGQADINQCPPGGDEGVRRLAAATGRPHVPLNPEHGVEGPRSVAIIDETWCIGCTLCIKACPVDSILGANKRMHTVIESLCTGCELCIPACPVDCISLEPAHPAPAPTGWAAWSQAEADQARQRHEARQIRLVQAKAEHERRLEAKAEAKLAHLAEASKLTDPAELDRKRSVIEAALARARARRGDTRSE; encoded by the coding sequence ATGATCGATGCTCAAGACCTCAACAACCTTTTGCCGCAAACGCAGTGCACGCGTTGCGGCTACCCGGATTGCGCCAGCTACGCGCAGGCCATCGCGCAGGGGCAGGCCGACATCAATCAGTGCCCGCCAGGCGGTGACGAAGGGGTGCGTCGGCTGGCAGCGGCCACCGGTCGCCCTCATGTGCCCCTCAATCCCGAGCACGGGGTGGAGGGGCCGCGCTCGGTGGCCATCATCGATGAAACCTGGTGCATCGGGTGCACGCTGTGCATCAAGGCCTGCCCGGTTGACAGCATCCTGGGGGCCAACAAGCGCATGCACACCGTGATCGAGTCGCTGTGCACCGGGTGCGAGCTGTGCATACCGGCGTGCCCGGTGGATTGCATCAGCCTGGAGCCCGCGCACCCCGCGCCTGCGCCCACCGGCTGGGCGGCGTGGTCGCAGGCCGAGGCAGACCAGGCCCGCCAACGCCATGAGGCACGCCAGATTCGTCTGGTGCAGGCGAAGGCCGAGCATGAGCGCCGACTGGAGGCCAAAGCCGAGGCCAAGCTGGCCCACCTGGCCGAGGCCTCCAAGCTCACCGACCCGGCCGAGCTGGACCGCAAACGCTCGGTCATCGAGGCGGCCCTGGCGCGCGCGCGCGCACGCCGGGGAGACACCCGCTCGGAGTGA
- a CDS encoding NAD-dependent epimerase/dehydratase family protein, with protein sequence MIPISRPARFRRSRVLIVGCGDVGVRSLSGLRHAVVRVLSSSAERLPGLRAQGVTPLLGNLDEPTTLARLSGLATRVLHLAPPPSSGRSDPRTRHLLQALARRGGVRSLVYGSTSGVYGDAQGARFDETRAVHPTTDRAWRRVDAERQVRLWGRQQNASSGARACILRIPGIYALDREGGDPRDRVRRGAPLLAPADDVYTNHIHADDLARACVLALWRGRPGRVLHVCDDTELRMGDYFDVVADGFGLPRAPRLSRDEARTQLSAMQWSFMSESRRLVNQRLKTELRLVLRHATVQDGLGLRAAPQHT encoded by the coding sequence ATGATCCCCATCAGCCGACCTGCCCGTTTTCGTCGTTCTCGCGTGCTCATCGTGGGTTGTGGGGATGTGGGCGTGCGCAGTCTGAGCGGCTTGCGCCATGCCGTGGTGCGGGTGCTCAGCTCCAGTGCCGAGCGGTTGCCGGGCTTGCGTGCGCAAGGCGTGACCCCCTTGCTGGGCAACCTGGACGAGCCCACCACGCTGGCCCGCCTCTCGGGTCTGGCCACGCGCGTGTTGCACCTGGCGCCGCCGCCGTCGTCCGGTCGCAGCGATCCCCGCACGCGTCACCTGCTGCAGGCCCTGGCGCGGCGTGGGGGCGTGCGCAGCCTGGTCTATGGCAGCACCTCGGGCGTGTATGGCGATGCGCAGGGCGCACGCTTTGACGAGACCCGCGCCGTGCACCCCACCACCGACCGCGCCTGGCGCCGGGTGGATGCTGAACGTCAGGTGCGCCTCTGGGGGCGTCAGCAGAATGCGTCGTCGGGTGCGCGCGCCTGCATCCTGCGCATTCCCGGCATCTATGCGCTCGACCGCGAGGGTGGCGATCCGCGTGACCGCGTGCGCCGGGGTGCGCCGCTGCTCGCGCCCGCCGATGACGTCTACACCAACCACATCCATGCCGACGACCTGGCGCGGGCCTGTGTGCTGGCCCTGTGGCGCGGGCGCCCGGGCCGTGTGCTGCACGTGTGCGACGACACCGAGTTGCGCATGGGCGATTACTTCGACGTGGTGGCCGATGGCTTTGGCCTGCCCCGCGCGCCCCGCCTGAGCCGCGATGAGGCCCGCACCCAACTGAGCGCCATGCAGTGGTCGTTCATGAGCGAGTCGCGGCGGCTGGTGAACCAGCGCCTGAAGACCGAGCTGCGGCTGGTGTTGCGCCATGCCACCGTTCAGGACGGGCTGGGCTTGCGGGCGGCCCCGCAGCACACCTGA
- a CDS encoding SGNH/GDSL hydrolase family protein encodes MRLRSSFASVLAASVLAVSFSVAPSTALAYSQVVAFGDSLSDTGNLLARLQPYGLTVPNAPYVDGRFTNGPVAVEVLADALGVSLTSYAYGGALTGTLNQFQISVPASAPLVAGTGMASQVSAYTSSGLLDAQALHVVWGGGNDFLAALSGGDLSVLPSVVGTAVQNLTGQVQSLYGAGARSFLVPLMPDFATSYLGTSGAYATAQLSGLSMSFNQALSGAMASLGAALPGADIVVFNTPEVLAAVRAQIAAEGGNVTDRCWSGTYLGQGSTPACGNPDSYFLFDSVHPTARVHAAVGLAMAAAVPEPSTWALLVAGLVCVGVAALRRRSHA; translated from the coding sequence GTGCGTCTTCGTTCGTCTTTTGCTTCGGTGCTGGCCGCTTCGGTGCTGGCCGTGTCGTTCAGTGTGGCGCCCTCGACGGCGCTGGCCTACAGCCAGGTGGTGGCCTTTGGCGACAGCCTGTCCGACACCGGCAATCTGCTGGCGCGTTTGCAGCCCTATGGTCTGACGGTGCCCAACGCGCCCTATGTGGACGGCCGTTTCACCAACGGCCCGGTGGCGGTGGAGGTGCTGGCCGATGCCCTGGGCGTGTCGCTCACCAGTTACGCCTATGGTGGCGCCCTGACGGGCACGCTCAATCAGTTTCAGATCAGCGTGCCGGCATCGGCGCCCCTGGTGGCTGGCACGGGCATGGCCAGCCAGGTGAGTGCCTACACCAGCTCTGGCCTGCTGGACGCCCAGGCCCTGCACGTGGTGTGGGGCGGGGGCAATGACTTCCTGGCCGCGCTGTCCGGTGGTGACCTGAGCGTGTTGCCCTCGGTGGTGGGCACGGCCGTGCAGAACCTGACGGGACAGGTGCAAAGCCTGTATGGCGCCGGCGCACGCTCGTTCCTGGTGCCGCTGATGCCCGACTTTGCCACCAGCTACCTGGGCACCTCGGGCGCCTATGCCACGGCCCAGCTCAGTGGCTTGAGCATGAGCTTCAACCAGGCGTTGAGCGGTGCCATGGCCTCGCTGGGCGCGGCCTTGCCCGGCGCCGACATCGTGGTCTTCAACACGCCAGAGGTGCTGGCCGCCGTGCGCGCACAGATCGCTGCCGAAGGCGGCAACGTGACCGACCGTTGCTGGAGCGGCACTTACCTGGGCCAAGGCAGCACGCCCGCGTGTGGCAACCCAGACAGCTACTTCCTGTTCGACAGCGTGCACCCCACGGCCCGCGTCCATGCGGCGGTGGGCCTGGCCATGGCCGCTGCCGTGCCAGAGCCCTCGACCTGGGCCTTGCTGGTGGCCGGGCTGGTGTGTGTGGGCGTGGCCGCCTTGCGCCGCCGCTCGCACGCCTGA
- a CDS encoding TPM domain-containing protein, which yields MTALMAMVALCLCGAMGLAHAQAPASGGVQAVPALSAQVMDQTGTLDASALAALKQQLAAIETQHGAQVVVLIVASTQPEDIAAYAWRVADAWKIGRKEVGDGVLLIVAKDDRRVRIEVARALEGAIPDLAASRIIEGAITPAFRQGDFAGGLQAGVQQIGQLIAGEGLPPPSASTPSPPPGLDLNTLVVFGLFGVPFVHGILSALVGRKWGAALTGGLAGGAVWVITTSVLLGLLAWPLASVLALAMGHRGGRPGRGGWGGPPMGGGWGGGGGLGGGGGGFSSGGGGSFGGGGASGRW from the coding sequence ATGACAGCCCTGATGGCCATGGTCGCCCTGTGCCTGTGCGGCGCGATGGGACTGGCCCACGCCCAAGCCCCTGCCAGCGGAGGCGTTCAAGCCGTGCCGGCGCTGTCGGCACAGGTCATGGACCAGACCGGCACCCTGGACGCCTCGGCGCTGGCCGCGCTGAAGCAACAGCTGGCGGCCATCGAAACACAGCACGGCGCGCAGGTGGTGGTGCTGATCGTGGCCAGCACCCAACCGGAAGACATCGCCGCCTACGCCTGGCGCGTGGCCGATGCGTGGAAGATCGGGCGCAAGGAGGTGGGAGATGGCGTGCTGCTGATCGTGGCCAAAGATGACCGCCGCGTGCGCATCGAGGTGGCCCGCGCGCTGGAGGGTGCCATTCCCGATCTGGCCGCCAGCCGCATCATCGAAGGCGCCATCACGCCGGCCTTCCGCCAAGGTGATTTCGCGGGTGGGCTTCAGGCAGGGGTTCAGCAAATAGGGCAACTCATCGCCGGTGAAGGCTTGCCACCCCCAAGCGCCTCGACCCCATCACCTCCGCCAGGTCTGGACCTCAACACCCTGGTCGTCTTTGGCTTGTTCGGCGTGCCCTTCGTGCACGGCATCCTGAGCGCGCTGGTGGGCCGCAAATGGGGAGCCGCGCTCACAGGCGGCCTGGCCGGTGGCGCGGTCTGGGTCATCACCACCAGCGTGCTGCTGGGACTGCTGGCATGGCCCTTGGCCTCGGTGCTGGCGCTGGCCATGGGCCACAGGGGTGGACGCCCTGGCCGTGGCGGCTGGGGTGGCCCACCCATGGGCGGTGGCTGGGGTGGCGGGGGCGGCTTGGGTGGCGGCGGAGGTGGATTCTCGTCGGGCGGCGGTGGCTCGTTCGGCGGTGGCGGCGCCTCGGGTCGCTGGTAA
- a CDS encoding TPM domain-containing protein, with protein sequence MKRTLMRWAQHLWLDADDAQRLITPEGLKRLENAVRDSEARHLGELRVCVEGGLDVPHLWRGVDARDRALDLFSQLRVWDTEHNNGVLIYLLLADRRIEVLADRGLAQLVPDSQWRALVAELSQALRDHTVEDGLLQAIDRVCELLRLHHPAASQVRRLNELPDSVVLI encoded by the coding sequence ATGAAACGAACCCTGATGCGCTGGGCCCAACACCTGTGGCTGGACGCGGACGACGCCCAACGCCTGATCACCCCCGAGGGCCTCAAGCGCCTGGAAAACGCCGTGCGCGACAGCGAAGCCCGGCACTTGGGTGAACTGCGGGTGTGCGTGGAAGGCGGGCTGGACGTGCCCCACCTGTGGCGCGGCGTGGATGCGCGCGATCGCGCGCTGGACCTGTTCAGCCAACTGCGCGTGTGGGACACCGAGCACAACAATGGCGTGCTGATCTACCTGCTGCTGGCCGACCGCCGCATCGAGGTCCTGGCCGACCGAGGCCTGGCCCAGCTGGTGCCTGACAGCCAGTGGCGCGCCCTGGTGGCCGAGTTGTCCCAAGCCCTGCGCGACCACACGGTTGAGGACGGCCTGCTGCAGGCCATCGACCGCGTGTGCGAACTGCTTCGCCTGCACCACCCGGCGGCCAGCCAGGTCCGTCGACTCAATGAACTGCCAGACAGCGTCGTGCTGATTTGA
- a CDS encoding ExeM/NucH family extracellular endonuclease has translation MRPPRPTRLSTCLYAALWGTLAASPLSVHAQVVISQLYGGGGATTGNPAYRQDFVELFNAGDATVSLSDLSLQYGSASGNLGSFSGNVSALPNVALAPKRYFLVGLSSGSLGPVLPTTDATGTLTMSASSGKVALVQGSTALNCGGSTACNATQSARVLDLVGYGSASTFEGAGAAPALNSTLAALRALGGCTDTQDNAADFSAVAPTPRNSASPAGTCASTGGGGETPPPDQAVVAIHQIQGPGHTSPLQGQAVRTEGVVTLLTNNGFFIQSLVPDSDPNTSEGLFVFTGGASTVQPGDLVQLSGTVTEYNTGAASNTLTLSRTVTQLNGISGLQVLGSGHVVTPTPIEFPEAQDGDLEKAEGMLVRIDAELTASQNYFLGRFGQITLSAEGRLRKPTNLHPAGSPEALALAADNARRRIILDDGSSRQNPDPIPYIGADQTQRAGDTVSGLTGVLDYGLATASNTGLADDRIHPTEPVNFQRDNPRTAAPGEVGGNLKVASFNVLNYFNGDGQGGGYPTARGASTPAEFVRQRDKIIAALQAIDADIVGLMEIENDGVGPRSAIADLVQGLNSAYGHEVYAITPPPADPGATGTDEIKVALIHKPGKVSPLGSARSDTRAVHNRPPLAQTFELRNGERLTVVVNHFKSKGCSGASGADQDQGDGQGCYNATRVAQAQALVGFVDEVLAQDGHAHALIIGDLNAYGQEDPVRTLAGAGYTDVLVRHMGDAAATYVFDGEQGHLDHAQASPALADRVTGATAWAINADEPFVIDYNLEFKQPACATCGPDLYSPGPYRSSDHDPVVVGLDLRKRLVGTPARDTLVGTPGDDLIMGLGSGDVLHGGDGADTFLITRLSDAGDTLVDFTPGVDRLDISALTAPLRDTLGAQTDLFATGHLRWRQAARGLTLQFDPDGAGPATPVHLSTFTGLRQEQVLATRDLIQ, from the coding sequence ATGCGCCCACCACGCCCTACCCGCCTGAGCACCTGCCTCTATGCCGCCCTGTGGGGCACCCTGGCGGCCAGCCCCCTGAGTGTGCATGCCCAGGTGGTGATCAGCCAGCTCTACGGCGGCGGCGGTGCCACGACCGGCAACCCGGCCTATCGGCAAGACTTTGTTGAGCTGTTCAACGCTGGCGATGCGACCGTCTCTTTGAGCGACCTGTCGCTGCAGTACGGATCGGCCAGCGGCAATCTGGGCAGCTTCAGCGGCAACGTCAGTGCCCTGCCCAACGTGGCCCTGGCGCCGAAACGCTACTTCCTGGTGGGTTTGTCCAGCGGCAGCCTGGGCCCGGTGCTGCCCACCACCGATGCCACCGGCACGCTCACCATGAGTGCCAGCAGCGGCAAGGTGGCCCTGGTGCAGGGCAGCACCGCCCTGAACTGCGGTGGCAGCACCGCTTGCAACGCCACCCAGAGCGCCCGCGTGCTGGACCTGGTGGGCTACGGCTCGGCCAGCACCTTCGAGGGCGCGGGGGCCGCGCCCGCCCTCAACAGCACCTTGGCCGCCCTGCGTGCCCTGGGTGGCTGCACCGACACCCAGGACAACGCGGCGGACTTCAGTGCCGTGGCGCCCACGCCGCGCAACAGCGCCAGCCCGGCGGGCACCTGTGCCAGCACTGGTGGCGGCGGTGAGACCCCACCACCAGACCAGGCGGTCGTGGCCATTCACCAGATCCAGGGCCCTGGCCACACCAGCCCCTTGCAAGGCCAGGCCGTGCGCACCGAAGGTGTGGTCACCCTGCTGACCAACAACGGCTTTTTCATTCAATCACTGGTGCCGGACAGCGACCCGAACACCTCCGAAGGCCTGTTCGTGTTCACGGGCGGCGCCAGCACCGTGCAGCCAGGCGATCTGGTGCAACTCAGTGGCACCGTCACCGAATACAACACGGGCGCGGCGAGCAACACGCTCACGTTGTCACGCACCGTCACGCAGCTCAACGGCATCAGCGGCCTGCAGGTGCTGGGCAGCGGCCATGTGGTGACGCCCACCCCCATCGAATTTCCCGAAGCCCAGGACGGCGACCTGGAGAAGGCCGAGGGCATGCTGGTGCGCATCGACGCCGAGCTGACCGCCAGCCAGAACTACTTCCTGGGCCGGTTCGGTCAGATCACACTGTCGGCCGAGGGTCGCCTTCGCAAACCCACCAACCTGCATCCTGCCGGCAGCCCAGAAGCCCTGGCCCTGGCCGCCGACAACGCACGCCGGCGCATCATCCTCGACGATGGCAGCAGCCGCCAGAATCCAGACCCCATCCCGTACATCGGGGCGGACCAGACCCAACGGGCAGGCGACACGGTCAGCGGCCTGACCGGCGTGCTGGACTATGGTCTGGCCACCGCCAGCAACACCGGCCTGGCCGACGACCGCATCCACCCCACCGAGCCCGTGAACTTCCAGCGCGACAACCCGCGCACGGCGGCCCCCGGCGAGGTTGGCGGCAACCTGAAAGTGGCCAGCTTCAACGTGCTGAACTACTTCAATGGCGACGGTCAAGGCGGGGGCTATCCCACCGCGCGCGGTGCGAGCACGCCCGCCGAGTTCGTGCGTCAGCGCGACAAGATCATTGCAGCCCTCCAAGCCATCGACGCCGACATCGTGGGGCTGATGGAAATCGAGAACGACGGCGTGGGCCCCCGCAGCGCCATCGCCGACCTGGTGCAAGGCCTGAACTCGGCATATGGCCATGAGGTGTACGCGATCACGCCACCACCGGCCGACCCCGGCGCCACAGGCACCGACGAGATCAAGGTGGCCCTGATTCACAAACCTGGCAAGGTGTCACCCCTTGGCAGCGCACGCAGCGACACGCGCGCCGTGCACAACCGTCCGCCCCTGGCCCAGACCTTCGAGCTGCGCAATGGCGAGCGCCTGACCGTGGTGGTGAACCACTTCAAGTCCAAGGGCTGCAGCGGGGCCAGCGGCGCCGACCAGGATCAAGGCGATGGGCAGGGCTGCTACAACGCCACCCGCGTGGCCCAGGCGCAGGCCTTGGTCGGATTTGTGGACGAGGTGCTCGCCCAGGACGGCCACGCACATGCACTGATCATCGGCGACCTCAATGCCTATGGCCAGGAAGACCCGGTGCGCACCCTGGCTGGCGCGGGCTACACCGACGTGCTGGTTCGCCACATGGGCGACGCAGCGGCCACCTACGTATTCGATGGTGAACAAGGGCACCTGGACCACGCCCAGGCCAGCCCGGCCCTGGCCGACCGCGTGACCGGGGCCACCGCCTGGGCCATCAACGCCGACGAGCCCTTCGTCATCGACTACAACCTCGAGTTCAAGCAGCCGGCCTGCGCCACCTGCGGCCCCGACCTCTACAGCCCCGGCCCCTACCGCTCCTCAGACCACGACCCGGTGGTGGTGGGCCTGGACCTGCGCAAGCGCCTGGTGGGCACGCCGGCACGCGACACCCTCGTGGGCACCCCGGGCGACGACCTCATCATGGGCCTGGGCAGTGGGGACGTGCTGCACGGCGGCGATGGCGCCGACACCTTCCTCATCACGCGCCTGAGCGATGCTGGCGACACCTTGGTCGACTTCACCCCGGGCGTGGACCGGCTGGACATCTCGGCCCTGACCGCGCCCTTGCGCGACACCCTGGGCGCGCAGACCGACCTGTTCGCCACGGGTCACCTGCGGTGGCGTCAAGCGGCACGCGGGCTGACCTTGCAGTTCGATCCCGACGGTGCCGGCCCGGCCACCCCGGTCCACCTGAGCACGTTCACGGGGCTGCGCCAAGAGCAGGTGTTGGCCACGCGCGATCTGATTCAATGA